One window from the genome of Sulfodiicoccus acidiphilus encodes:
- a CDS encoding ABC transporter permease gives MTWLGLRGLTSRKMVAALAILSVAIGVTSVVSLVAYTTGVSDSIISAIETLGPTTILVLPSHGSLLTQATVTRLETLPYVKVVYPVVEGGATVSLGGQQTFVSVVGVDNLSTVLGQVNLQSGNVYPAAMAPLAVIGADVANPGNGIRLQPGDQLILHLQDGAATVEITGILQPSGFSPISDSDTSVFLPLQEAMVILNRTTYSIVALKVDSVKDVPIVSNLITYLFGNSVTVASVQQIINTVSTIVSGLSFLLTAVASISLLVGAIGIASTMITKVYQRIREIGIMKTVGMKNRDVLGVFLMESLIVGASGGALGVVLGTFGSIALAALLSGGARAGRSASGGLVSGHITPVVTPELLVGAVAIGLVVSLVAGIYPAWRASRLTPVEAIRRE, from the coding sequence ATGACTTGGTTGGGGTTGAGGGGATTAACCTCAAGGAAAATGGTGGCAGCTCTAGCGATATTGTCAGTGGCTATAGGAGTCACCAGTGTGGTTTCCCTTGTAGCCTACACGACTGGAGTTAGTGACTCAATAATTTCGGCCATAGAGACCTTAGGCCCAACGACAATCTTGGTACTTCCCAGCCACGGTTCCCTGCTGACCCAAGCTACGGTTACAAGGCTCGAGACCCTTCCATACGTGAAGGTAGTTTACCCTGTGGTAGAAGGTGGCGCAACTGTGAGTCTTGGAGGACAACAGACGTTCGTTTCCGTGGTGGGAGTGGATAACCTAAGTACTGTATTAGGGCAGGTGAATTTACAGTCTGGTAACGTGTACCCAGCGGCGATGGCCCCACTAGCGGTGATAGGTGCAGATGTAGCTAATCCAGGCAACGGAATTAGACTTCAGCCAGGAGACCAGCTGATTCTTCACCTCCAGGATGGAGCTGCTACAGTGGAGATCACTGGAATTCTGCAACCTAGTGGATTCAGTCCAATATCTGACTCCGACACTTCCGTTTTCCTACCACTGCAAGAGGCCATGGTTATTCTTAATAGAACGACCTACAGTATAGTGGCCTTGAAAGTGGACTCCGTCAAGGATGTCCCAATTGTCAGCAACTTAATCACCTATCTTTTCGGGAACAGTGTAACGGTAGCGTCGGTCCAACAGATAATTAACACCGTCTCCACCATAGTGTCAGGGCTCAGTTTCCTGCTCACCGCGGTGGCCTCTATATCTCTTTTAGTGGGTGCCATAGGGATCGCGAGCACTATGATAACCAAGGTGTATCAACGGATCAGAGAAATTGGAATCATGAAAACTGTTGGTATGAAAAATAGAGACGTATTGGGCGTGTTTCTCATGGAGTCTTTGATCGTGGGTGCATCGGGAGGTGCCTTAGGTGTAGTTCTGGGCACCTTCGGATCTATTGCTCTAGCTGCCCTCTTGAGCGGCGGAGCGAGGGCAGGGAGGAGTGCAAGCGGAGGTCTAGTCTCCGGTCATATAACGCCAGTGGTGACGCCTGAACTCCTAGTCGGAGCGGTTGCAATAGGCCTCGTGGTCAGCCTAGTGGCTGGGATATATCCAGCGTGGAGGGCGTCCAGATTGACGCCAGTGGAGGCTATAAGGAGGGAGTAA
- a CDS encoding zinc-binding dehydrogenase, which translates to MEIQTQVAILREFGRDFTIEKAKLNVKEGDTIVRVKASGICGRDLVIWKGGFKNLRPPLILGHENYGEVEGEPVGVMGNVSCGTCHYCETGMSNLCEKAVLLGEGRPGGYADDVPIPTPNVFQLPDREYGKYAGAVCPVATAIHAGKLAGVKTGDRVLVTGAGGGVGIHAIQVLKRMGAKVIAQTGENKSEFVKRWADEVVTDSEFSKAVDSVDSVIELVGAPTINESMRTVRRRGTIVVVGNVTGEPLNIVRPALLVMREITLLGSASYTPTEVLEAVKMVHEEDVKAVFKEYPLEEVNKAYKELQERKVVGRAVLIH; encoded by the coding sequence ATGGAAATACAAACCCAAGTGGCAATACTAAGGGAGTTTGGAAGGGATTTTACTATAGAGAAGGCAAAACTTAACGTGAAAGAAGGAGATACGATAGTTAGGGTGAAGGCTTCTGGAATCTGTGGAAGGGATTTGGTAATATGGAAGGGCGGGTTCAAGAACTTGAGACCCCCTCTCATCTTGGGCCACGAGAACTACGGTGAGGTGGAAGGAGAGCCGGTAGGGGTTATGGGCAACGTTAGCTGTGGCACATGTCATTACTGTGAGACAGGGATGTCCAACTTATGCGAGAAAGCGGTACTTCTAGGGGAGGGGAGGCCTGGAGGGTATGCCGATGATGTACCAATACCAACACCCAACGTCTTTCAACTGCCAGATAGGGAATACGGAAAATACGCTGGTGCTGTATGCCCTGTAGCCACAGCCATACATGCAGGAAAGTTGGCAGGAGTTAAGACTGGAGATCGTGTACTAGTCACGGGGGCAGGCGGAGGAGTAGGCATACATGCTATCCAAGTACTCAAAAGGATGGGAGCCAAGGTAATAGCGCAGACTGGAGAAAACAAGAGTGAGTTCGTCAAGAGGTGGGCTGACGAAGTCGTCACTGATAGCGAGTTCTCTAAGGCTGTAGATAGTGTGGACTCGGTGATCGAGTTAGTCGGAGCTCCAACAATTAATGAGAGTATGAGGACTGTGAGGAGGAGAGGAACAATAGTCGTAGTAGGTAACGTCACAGGAGAACCCCTGAACATAGTGAGGCCAGCGTTATTGGTGATGAGAGAGATAACACTACTTGGCTCGGCCTCTTATACGCCAACAGAAGTGCTGGAGGCAGTCAAAATGGTCCATGAAGAGGATGTGAAAGCGGTATTTAAAGAGTACCCTCTAGAAGAGGTCAACAAGGCCTATAAGGAACTTCAGGAGAGAAAAGTAGTGGGAAGGGCCGTACTCATTCACTAA